One segment of Clostridium ljungdahlii DSM 13528 DNA contains the following:
- a CDS encoding MarR family winged helix-turn-helix transcriptional regulator has translation MITIPTQKNLPPRNDELILEQSDKIINLFKSIHKIIGHKFREIAGQYGFTVPQLAVIVHLYKKPGMTLNELSNHLLLAKSTVSGIIDRLVNQGIVTREIPENNRRIVKLSISEKFKKSNDIVNIRQVFISNCISDTIRNMDNETVDQFIHALEHYKSLLEDLK, from the coding sequence ATGATCACAATACCAACACAAAAGAACTTGCCGCCACGAAATGATGAATTAATATTAGAGCAATCGGATAAAATAATTAATCTTTTTAAAAGTATCCATAAAATTATTGGTCATAAATTTAGAGAGATTGCAGGACAATACGGATTTACGGTACCTCAACTGGCAGTTATAGTTCATCTATATAAAAAACCTGGTATGACATTAAATGAGTTGAGCAATCATTTGTTGCTTGCAAAGAGTACAGTATCCGGTATAATAGATCGTTTGGTAAATCAAGGCATTGTAACCCGAGAAATACCTGAAAACAACAGGAGAATTGTAAAACTATCTATATCAGAAAAATTTAAAAAAAGCAATGATATAGTAAACATAAGACAAGTCTTTATTTCCAACTGTATATCCGATACTATAAGAAATATGGATAACGAGACAGTAGATCAATTTATTCATGCCTTAGAACATTACAAATCACTATTAGAAGATCTTAAATAA
- a CDS encoding HlyD family secretion protein produces MKQKRKILIVGILVVIAAALSSIGFYYWYENTYYVSTDDARVDADLVNVTPQISGKLLELNVDEGDIVIKNQILARQEMSDLSDSKVDQSLIRSPINGIIIKKQGTIGEIWSPGQTLATLIDPNKLYITADIEETKLGKIRVGQPVSITIDEYGSQKFTGKVKSVGEAAQSALSIIPTTTSGTFTKVVQRIPIKISLDKFNNKILPGTNAVVKIRIK; encoded by the coding sequence ATGAAACAGAAACGAAAAATATTGATTGTAGGAATATTAGTAGTAATTGCAGCCGCACTCAGTAGTATAGGATTTTATTATTGGTATGAAAATACCTACTATGTTTCAACAGACGATGCAAGAGTAGATGCAGACCTAGTCAACGTAACTCCACAAATCAGTGGTAAATTGCTAGAACTCAATGTGGATGAAGGAGATATTGTTATTAAAAATCAAATATTAGCTCGTCAAGAAATGTCAGACCTATCTGATTCAAAGGTAGATCAATCTTTAATAAGATCACCTATAAATGGCATAATTATTAAAAAGCAGGGAACCATCGGTGAAATTTGGTCTCCTGGTCAAACCCTAGCTACTTTAATAGATCCAAATAAACTTTATATAACTGCTGACATAGAAGAAACAAAGCTTGGAAAAATAAGAGTTGGACAGCCAGTTAGCATTACTATAGATGAGTATGGGTCTCAAAAATTTACCGGTAAAGTAAAATCTGTAGGAGAAGCAGCCCAATCTGCACTATCTATTATACCAACTACTACTAGTGGTACATTTACAAAAGTAGTTCAGAGAATACCTATAAAAATTTCTCTAGACAAATTTAACAACAAAATACTTCCAGGTACCAATGCCGTTGTTAAAATTCGCATAAAGTAA
- a CDS encoding dicarboxylate/amino acid:cation symporter — MKSFFKNYKFSIILLGSIILGAIIGVLLGSKALVLKPFGDLFLNLMFMVIIPLVFFSVTSAIANMKGMKRLGKIMASTFVVFICTALAASVIGFIGALIVNPARGIDYSALKKIVTAGGGAADKVKQVGLLQQIVNTLTVSDFVSLFSKSNMLQLIVFSVLFGISTSALGEKAEPVAKFLEAASNVMMKMVKIIMYYAPIGLGCYFAAVIGSLGPQILQGYLRVFILYIVISVIYYFGFFTFYAFLASGKIGIKTFWKNAVAPTITALATCSSAASIPVNLECTKKMGVPEDIVETVIPLGANIHKDGSVIGGVMKITFLFGLFGRSMTSPSAILSIIFVSFLVGAVMAAIPSGGMIGEMLILSVYGLPTELLPIIAVISVIIDAPATVLNSTGNTVASMVISRLVEGKLTFEKKYGIMEDK; from the coding sequence ATGAAAAGCTTTTTTAAAAACTACAAATTTTCCATTATATTATTAGGCTCAATAATTTTAGGTGCAATTATAGGCGTATTGTTAGGATCTAAGGCACTAGTATTAAAGCCCTTTGGGGATTTATTTTTAAATTTAATGTTTATGGTTATAATACCTTTGGTATTCTTTAGCGTTACTTCTGCTATAGCAAACATGAAAGGTATGAAAAGATTAGGTAAAATTATGGCAAGTACCTTTGTAGTATTTATATGCACTGCGCTTGCAGCGTCTGTAATTGGTTTTATAGGTGCTTTAATAGTAAATCCTGCAAGAGGTATAGATTATTCAGCCCTTAAAAAGATTGTAACAGCTGGAGGAGGTGCTGCTGATAAAGTGAAGCAAGTAGGGCTTTTACAGCAGATTGTAAATACTCTTACTGTTTCAGATTTTGTTTCTCTGTTTTCTAAAAGTAATATGCTGCAGCTCATTGTATTTTCAGTACTTTTTGGTATTTCGACTTCAGCCCTTGGGGAAAAGGCTGAACCTGTTGCAAAATTTTTAGAGGCAGCATCTAATGTAATGATGAAAATGGTTAAAATAATAATGTACTATGCTCCAATAGGTCTTGGATGTTATTTTGCTGCAGTAATAGGATCTCTTGGACCACAAATACTTCAGGGATATTTAAGAGTATTTATTCTATATATAGTTATATCAGTTATTTATTATTTCGGGTTCTTTACTTTCTATGCATTTTTAGCTAGTGGCAAGATTGGAATTAAAACATTCTGGAAAAACGCTGTAGCTCCAACAATAACAGCACTAGCAACTTGCTCAAGTGCAGCAAGTATTCCTGTTAATTTAGAATGTACAAAAAAAATGGGAGTACCAGAGGATATAGTTGAAACGGTAATCCCATTAGGGGCAAATATTCATAAAGATGGTTCTGTAATTGGTGGTGTTATGAAAATCACTTTCTTGTTTGGACTATTTGGAAGAAGTATGACCAGTCCTTCAGCCATACTTTCCATAATTTTTGTATCCTTTTTAGTTGGAGCTGTAATGGCAGCTATACCTAGCGGAGGTATGATTGGTGAGATGCTTATATTAAGTGTATACGGACTTCCAACGGAGCTGCTTCCTATAATTGCAGTTATAAGTGTAATAATAGATGCACCGGCTACTGTGCTTAATTCTACAGGAAATACAGTAGCTAGTATGGTAATATCCAGACTTGTAGAGGGAAAGTTAACATTTGAAAAAAAGTATGGCATAATGGAAGATAAGTAA
- a CDS encoding PrkA family serine protein kinase, translating to MNFKDIIEKDREIRKKHEFKGTFLEYLEIVKKNPKIVKLSHRRMYDIIMNKGYEVLKPEENPRIKKLYGNEPIRRYNFFKDDFFGIDKVIMKLVNYFHSAAMMGEESRQVLYLVGPVGAGKSSLVESIKKALETSEPIYALEGCPMREEPLHLIPKHLKGSFEKALGVEIEGDLCPVCKYRLKHDYGGEYEKFPVTTTDFSIRSRKGIGVVPPVDPNNQDTSVLTGSIDISKMDMYPEDDPRIFSLNGAFNVGNRGLVEFIEVFKNDVEYLHTIITATQEKSVPSPGKGSMIYFDGIILAHSNESEWNKFKSDHTNEAILDRIVKIEVPYCMELNEEIKIYKKILGKSQFNAHIAPHTIEIAAMFAILSRLSPSNKVDPMTKLKIYNGEDIVEKGTTKKIDFSELKEEAGSREGMTGISTRFIVKALDSALSNSEYNCINPLSVMESLTKAVKDLDTAEDDKQRYLTFIKDTIRKEYNKVLEKEITRAFIHSFKEQAESLFDNYLDHAEAYVNKNKIKDQSTGEELEPDETFMRSIEEHIGISENSAKGFRTDVTSYMFYVIRNGGKISYTSYEPLKEAIEKKLTASVKELSRVITKSKVRGKEQNEKYNSMVEEMKADGYCDHCCDVILKYAANNLWKD from the coding sequence ATGAACTTTAAAGATATAATTGAAAAAGACAGGGAAATAAGGAAAAAACATGAGTTTAAAGGAACTTTTCTAGAGTACTTAGAAATTGTAAAAAAGAACCCTAAAATCGTAAAATTATCTCATAGAAGAATGTATGATATTATAATGAATAAAGGTTATGAAGTCTTAAAACCTGAAGAAAATCCAAGAATAAAAAAATTATACGGTAATGAACCAATTAGAAGGTATAACTTTTTTAAAGATGACTTTTTTGGAATTGACAAAGTCATAATGAAATTAGTGAATTATTTCCACTCTGCAGCAATGATGGGAGAAGAATCAAGACAGGTGCTTTACCTAGTAGGTCCTGTAGGAGCTGGTAAATCATCTCTAGTAGAATCAATTAAAAAAGCTCTTGAAACCTCAGAGCCTATTTATGCTCTTGAAGGATGCCCTATGAGAGAAGAGCCTCTGCACCTTATACCAAAACATTTAAAAGGAAGCTTTGAAAAAGCACTCGGTGTAGAAATTGAAGGCGATTTATGCCCTGTTTGTAAATATAGGCTAAAGCATGATTACGGCGGCGAATATGAAAAATTTCCTGTAACTACTACCGACTTTTCCATACGATCAAGAAAGGGCATTGGAGTAGTACCACCAGTTGATCCTAATAACCAAGATACATCTGTACTCACAGGTTCTATTGATATATCAAAGATGGATATGTATCCTGAAGATGATCCTAGAATATTCTCACTAAATGGTGCTTTCAACGTAGGTAATAGAGGGCTTGTAGAATTTATTGAAGTTTTTAAAAACGATGTTGAATATCTTCACACAATAATTACAGCTACCCAAGAAAAATCAGTTCCATCTCCAGGTAAGGGTTCAATGATTTATTTTGATGGAATCATTCTAGCACATTCTAATGAATCTGAATGGAACAAATTTAAATCTGATCATACTAACGAAGCAATACTAGATAGAATAGTAAAAATTGAAGTTCCTTACTGCATGGAATTAAATGAAGAAATTAAAATATACAAAAAAATACTTGGCAAGAGTCAATTTAATGCACATATAGCACCTCATACCATAGAAATAGCAGCAATGTTCGCAATTCTATCCAGACTTTCACCTTCCAACAAGGTAGATCCTATGACAAAATTAAAAATTTATAATGGAGAAGATATAGTTGAAAAAGGCACAACTAAAAAAATTGACTTTTCAGAATTAAAAGAGGAAGCAGGTTCTAGAGAAGGAATGACAGGCATTTCCACCAGGTTTATAGTAAAAGCCTTAGATAGTGCACTTTCAAACTCAGAGTACAACTGTATAAATCCTCTCAGCGTAATGGAAAGCTTAACAAAAGCAGTTAAAGATTTAGACACAGCTGAAGATGATAAACAAAGATATTTAACTTTTATAAAAGATACCATTAGAAAAGAATATAACAAAGTATTGGAAAAAGAAATAACCAGAGCTTTTATTCACAGTTTTAAAGAACAGGCAGAAAGCCTTTTTGACAATTACCTAGATCATGCAGAAGCTTATGTAAATAAAAATAAAATTAAGGATCAATCTACTGGAGAAGAATTAGAACCAGATGAGACTTTCATGAGATCTATAGAAGAACATATTGGCATCTCCGAAAATTCTGCAAAAGGATTTAGAACCGATGTAACTTCATATATGTTCTACGTTATAAGAAATGGAGGAAAAATCAGCTATACTTCCTATGAACCTCTTAAAGAAGCTATTGAGAAAAAACTCACTGCATCTGTAAAAGAACTATCCAGAGTTATAACTAAATCAAAAGTAAGGGGCAAGGAACAAAATGAAAAATATAATTCCATGGTTGAAGAAATGAAAGCAGATGGATATTGTGACCACTGCTGTGACGTTATTTTAAAATATGCTGCCAACAACCTATGGAAGGATTGA
- a CDS encoding SpoVR family protein: protein MEYTGTDLEKWCDIIEDTSKKSGLDFYPQEFEIVSYTDMIGYEAYLGMPARYPHWSFGKSYDRTKSLYKYNLTGLPYEMVINSNPCLAYLMKDNTLLLQILTMAHVYGHNDFFKNNRLFKEGTKASYTLEMFKNDADMIREYINDPSIGYEGVEKILNAAHSIRFQTNRTIGAKKTEEESKEDLIDFIINHSQLEEWQKNVLYVVKKETAYFIPQVETKIMNEGWASYWHYKTLNRLDLSPSLHIEFIKRHNDIITPIMGGINPYYIGFKIFEDLDKRYGENKIFEVRALERDASFIRRYLTKELCYELNLFEYAKQRSDYVIKEIPDEKGWIEIRNTLCNNCGMGSIPNIVVDDILKKDNTLVLKHIYDGRELNSNYMEATLKCIYELWGYPVKLNTKISKEDIEVCCSEPTTITYKTLRCD from the coding sequence CTGGAATATACAGGTACAGATTTAGAAAAATGGTGTGACATTATAGAAGATACATCTAAAAAATCAGGACTTGACTTTTATCCTCAAGAATTTGAAATTGTAAGTTATACAGACATGATAGGATACGAAGCCTATCTGGGAATGCCTGCTAGATACCCTCACTGGAGTTTTGGCAAATCCTATGACAGGACAAAATCACTTTACAAATATAACCTTACAGGACTTCCTTATGAAATGGTAATAAACTCAAATCCCTGTCTTGCTTATTTGATGAAGGACAATACACTACTACTGCAAATTCTAACAATGGCTCATGTATACGGACACAATGATTTCTTTAAAAATAACAGGTTGTTTAAAGAGGGTACTAAAGCATCCTATACTCTTGAAATGTTTAAAAATGATGCAGATATGATAAGAGAATATATAAATGACCCAAGCATCGGGTATGAAGGAGTAGAAAAAATTTTAAATGCCGCTCATTCCATAAGATTTCAAACAAACAGAACCATAGGTGCAAAAAAAACAGAGGAGGAATCAAAAGAAGATTTAATAGATTTTATTATAAATCACAGTCAACTAGAAGAATGGCAAAAAAATGTTTTATATGTAGTAAAAAAAGAAACTGCATATTTTATACCTCAGGTTGAAACAAAGATTATGAATGAAGGTTGGGCAAGTTACTGGCATTATAAGACCTTAAATAGACTCGACCTTTCGCCTTCACTTCACATTGAATTCATTAAAAGACACAATGATATAATTACACCTATTATGGGAGGAATTAACCCCTATTATATTGGCTTTAAAATATTTGAAGACTTAGATAAAAGATACGGAGAAAATAAGATATTTGAAGTAAGAGCACTGGAAAGAGATGCATCTTTTATTCGAAGATACTTAACAAAAGAGCTGTGTTATGAACTAAATTTATTTGAATATGCAAAACAGCGCAGTGACTATGTAATAAAAGAAATTCCTGATGAAAAGGGCTGGATTGAAATTAGAAATACCCTATGCAATAATTGTGGCATGGGTTCCATTCCCAATATCGTTGTTGATGATATTTTAAAAAAGGACAATACCCTCGTATTAAAACATATTTACGATGGGAGAGAATTAAATTCAAATTATATGGAAGCTACTTTAAAATGCATTTATGAATTGTGGGGATATCCCGTGAAATTAAACACTAAAATAAGCAAAGAAGATATAGAAGTATGCTGCAGCGAGCCTACTACTATTACTTATAAAACTTTAAGATGTGATTAA
- the yhbH gene encoding sporulation protein YhbH, with the protein MAIFREFDPRDHHDRSLEDRRRHKQLVEKSIKDNLADIISEESIIGQSKDKKIKIPIKGIKEYHFIYGDNSPQVGSGNGSQKRGDKIGRSLEKNGGKGGAGNEEGEDMYETEITLEELMNYLLEDMELPLMDKKKFSELLSKKSLKKSGYQRNGINPRLAKKRTVIEKLKRQQNSKRAIREASKDPLFQNETISKDIDSRFPFRQEDLRYFRIKEKKKRELNAAVICVMDTSGSMDSTRKFLARSFFFILYQFVKAKYNNVEIKFISHSTKAKVVTENEFFHKVESGGTYISSGLNKALEVIEENYNPAYWNVYTFYVSDGDNWDEDNERALKAAKDLCEVCNLFSYAEIIPSYFGSNIKNIFRRGIDKNNFSTVTINEKQDLWISLKKILKKELEGR; encoded by the coding sequence ATGGCTATTTTTAGAGAATTTGATCCAAGGGATCACCATGATAGATCCTTAGAAGATAGAAGGCGCCACAAACAATTAGTAGAGAAATCCATAAAGGATAATCTTGCAGATATAATATCAGAAGAAAGCATTATAGGTCAGAGTAAAGATAAGAAAATTAAAATTCCCATAAAAGGCATTAAAGAATACCACTTTATATATGGAGACAATAGTCCCCAAGTTGGAAGTGGAAATGGATCTCAAAAAAGAGGAGATAAAATTGGAAGATCCCTAGAGAAAAATGGAGGCAAAGGCGGTGCAGGCAACGAAGAAGGGGAAGATATGTACGAAACTGAAATTACCCTAGAAGAACTTATGAATTACCTTCTTGAAGATATGGAGCTACCTTTGATGGACAAAAAAAAATTTTCAGAATTATTATCTAAAAAATCCTTAAAAAAATCAGGATATCAAAGAAATGGAATAAATCCAAGGCTTGCTAAGAAAAGAACTGTTATAGAAAAACTAAAAAGACAGCAAAACTCTAAAAGAGCTATTAGAGAAGCTTCCAAAGACCCACTATTTCAAAATGAAACTATTTCTAAAGATATAGACTCAAGATTTCCTTTTAGACAGGAAGATTTAAGATATTTCAGGATAAAGGAGAAAAAAAAGCGTGAATTAAATGCTGCTGTCATATGTGTAATGGATACATCAGGTTCCATGGATAGCACTAGAAAATTCTTAGCTAGATCCTTTTTCTTTATTTTGTATCAATTTGTAAAAGCTAAATACAATAATGTTGAAATTAAATTTATTTCTCACTCCACTAAAGCAAAAGTAGTTACTGAAAATGAATTTTTCCACAAGGTAGAATCTGGTGGGACCTATATATCCAGCGGATTGAATAAAGCTCTTGAGGTAATTGAAGAAAATTATAATCCTGCTTACTGGAACGTATATACATTTTATGTAAGTGACGGTGACAATTGGGATGAAGACAACGAGCGTGCTTTAAAAGCTGCCAAAGATTTATGTGAAGTCTGTAATCTTTTTAGCTATGCCGAAATCATACCCAGTTATTTTGGAAGTAATATAAAAAATATTTTCCGTCGAGGAATAGATAAAAATAACTTTTCCACTGTAACTATTAATGAGAAGCAAGACTTATGGATATCTCTTAAAAAAATACTGAAAAAAGAACTGGAAGGAAGGTGA
- a CDS encoding DHA2 family efflux MFS transporter permease subunit, giving the protein MEENNNESIYSWLALIVVVIGTFMSILDSSIVNIAIPKMMAVFGVSMDDSKWILTSYTLALGAIIPLTGYLQEVFGSKKIYMFALAMFTLGSMLCGFAWNNTSMIVFRIIQALGGGMIMPVGMSIIYEIFPRDKIGLALGIWGIASMAAPSIGPTLGGYIIQNMNWRLIFNINVPIGILGVILAGILLKDSQKITFKSFDVIGFLSSTIGVVSILYVLGEWTSIDWSKVQYPLLLTLGCLSLILFVVNELTHPQPLLDLTVFKLFDFSVCQIIICVLTMALMGGVYVLPLFLQNIRGYTAMETGLIMLPAALVVGILMPVSGNLFDKIGAKPLVIPGLIILALSSYHLSVLINMNSSREMITLILCIRSIGLGFTMMPINTAGMNVVPQNLIGKASALSSTIRQIASSLSVTIMSAIIQSKTNYNYLKLSEQINVYNKPANDTINILTKSYMQEGLPQGTAKASALSTLSKLFQGQATIDAMAYAVAITSVIVIVTIVLTLMMKSKKTVKGDDHNTNTKELAATK; this is encoded by the coding sequence ATGGAAGAAAACAACAATGAATCTATATACAGCTGGCTAGCATTAATTGTTGTAGTAATAGGAACTTTTATGTCCATACTTGACAGTAGTATAGTTAATATCGCTATTCCAAAGATGATGGCAGTCTTTGGAGTATCAATGGATGATTCAAAATGGATACTGACATCATATACCCTAGCTCTTGGTGCAATTATACCTCTTACGGGGTATCTTCAGGAAGTTTTCGGTTCTAAAAAAATATATATGTTTGCGCTTGCAATGTTCACTTTGGGCTCCATGCTGTGTGGATTTGCCTGGAACAATACATCTATGATAGTATTTCGTATTATACAAGCTTTAGGCGGCGGCATGATAATGCCTGTAGGTATGTCCATAATATATGAAATATTTCCTAGAGATAAAATAGGCCTAGCCCTTGGAATTTGGGGAATAGCTTCCATGGCAGCGCCTTCCATAGGACCTACTTTAGGTGGATATATTATTCAAAATATGAACTGGAGACTTATTTTCAACATTAATGTTCCCATAGGCATACTAGGTGTAATTTTAGCTGGAATTCTACTAAAAGACTCCCAAAAAATTACATTTAAGTCTTTTGATGTAATAGGATTTTTATCCTCTACAATTGGAGTAGTAAGCATTTTATATGTACTTGGAGAATGGACTTCAATTGACTGGAGCAAAGTACAATACCCACTGCTTTTGACTTTAGGATGCCTAAGTCTTATACTATTCGTAGTAAATGAACTTACCCACCCACAGCCACTTTTAGACCTCACTGTATTTAAATTATTTGATTTTAGTGTATGTCAAATAATAATCTGCGTTTTGACCATGGCACTTATGGGTGGGGTATACGTGCTGCCCTTATTCCTCCAAAACATAAGAGGATATACAGCAATGGAAACAGGTTTAATCATGCTGCCTGCTGCACTTGTAGTTGGAATACTAATGCCTGTTAGCGGTAACTTGTTTGATAAAATTGGTGCCAAGCCCTTAGTTATACCCGGACTTATAATACTAGCCTTAAGTTCCTATCATCTTTCAGTTTTAATAAACATGAATTCCAGTAGAGAAATGATAACCTTAATTCTATGTATAAGGTCAATTGGGCTAGGATTTACCATGATGCCAATTAATACTGCAGGAATGAATGTAGTACCACAAAACTTAATTGGGAAAGCATCTGCTCTTTCTAGTACTATAAGACAAATAGCAAGTTCCCTCAGCGTAACAATAATGTCCGCCATAATACAAAGCAAAACTAACTATAATTATTTAAAATTATCTGAGCAAATAAATGTCTACAATAAACCCGCTAATGATACAATAAATATTCTTACGAAATCATATATGCAAGAAGGCCTGCCCCAAGGCACAGCTAAAGCCTCTGCATTATCTACGTTAAGTAAATTGTTTCAAGGACAGGCTACTATAGATGCTATGGCTTATGCAGTTGCTATTACTTCTGTTATAGTAATTGTCACTATAGTCTTAACTTTAATGATGAAAAGTAAAAAAACAGTGAAAGGAGATGATCACAATACCAACACAAAAGAACTTGCCGCCACGAAATGA